Proteins from a genomic interval of Desulfofustis limnaeus:
- a CDS encoding efflux RND transporter periplasmic adaptor subunit encodes MTTFFRSLLLCSIPLLLLAATVACSSDQHRQQATAEQLPPVAVQVTTVEKQVPARQVEVMGTIQAAESASIAARISGNIVELPVNLGSRVAAGERLVTLSAGEINAQLLQAQAQFEQAERNLARERGLLQRNAATAETVRTLEDTKRIAEAALTEARTMLDYTIIEAPFDGIITRKMANIGDLATPGKPLLQLENETELQVIADVPESLVLGLSIGERLPIALPAAGLQINGRIIEIAPAADPRSRTAPVKLAIEANERIRSGQFVRVSLPSSEGTAFFVPQQAVLPYGQMERLFLVNGDKARLQLVKTGLRRDGQVEILAGVNAGDRVIIAGHDHLRDGQSITVD; translated from the coding sequence ATGACGACGTTTTTTCGTTCGCTGCTTCTTTGCAGCATCCCCCTGCTGTTGCTGGCCGCGACCGTTGCCTGTTCATCCGACCAGCACCGCCAGCAGGCCACCGCCGAGCAATTGCCACCGGTAGCGGTGCAGGTGACCACCGTCGAAAAACAGGTCCCGGCCCGTCAGGTCGAGGTCATGGGGACCATCCAGGCGGCCGAGAGCGCCTCCATAGCCGCCCGGATCAGCGGCAACATCGTCGAGTTGCCGGTAAACCTCGGCTCCCGGGTGGCCGCAGGCGAACGATTGGTGACGCTCAGCGCCGGCGAAATCAATGCCCAACTGCTGCAGGCCCAAGCCCAGTTCGAGCAGGCCGAACGCAACCTGGCGCGGGAGAGAGGGTTGCTGCAGAGAAACGCCGCCACCGCCGAGACGGTGCGCACCCTCGAGGATACTAAACGAATCGCCGAAGCGGCCCTGACAGAAGCGCGCACCATGCTCGATTACACGATCATCGAAGCGCCTTTTGATGGCATCATCACCCGCAAGATGGCCAACATCGGCGACCTGGCGACACCCGGCAAGCCCTTGCTGCAGCTGGAAAACGAGACCGAGCTGCAGGTCATTGCCGATGTGCCGGAATCGCTGGTGCTCGGGCTGAGCATCGGCGAGAGATTACCCATTGCCCTGCCCGCCGCCGGCCTGCAGATCAACGGCCGGATCATCGAGATCGCCCCGGCCGCCGACCCGCGCTCCCGCACCGCTCCGGTCAAGCTCGCCATTGAGGCCAACGAGCGTATCCGCTCCGGCCAGTTCGTCCGGGTCAGCCTGCCGAGCAGTGAGGGCACGGCCTTTTTCGTGCCGCAACAGGCCGTTCTCCCCTACGGCCAAATGGAGCGACTGTTTCTGGTGAACGGCGACAAGGCCCGGCTGCAGCTGGTCAAGACCGGCCTGCGCAGGGACGGTCAGGTGGAGATCCTGGCCGGCGTCAACGCCGGAGACCGGGTCATCATCGCCGGTCATGACCACCTTCGTGACGGACAGTCGATCACCGTCGACTGA
- a CDS encoding TolC family protein gives MSLCQTLSKALLLTGAMIFLLVHPLAAASPPTTWSAREAVIFALRNSPDSRIAEQRIEAARAARQQADAVFRPQVSLGAGYSQTDNPMLAFGSILNQGGFNPGLDFNDPGRTDNLGVQAEVRYRFYNGGRDQARSEALEALLQASHNDRTAAWHRLGAEVIRSYQTIVLAQEQLSARQAELESITASLDVASARYQAGDMLRADLLHFEVQQARASEQLIVASHQLELAKKIFLNLLGLPETPVHLTPQQSDEQLPPEPATYRQRPEILTLSAKIMAAEAELTAARGALHPTLDGFAGYHYDRGWETGGDGSSWIAGVQLQYDLYDGGRRTGNIAQKTAQLTELKEHLTKLELAVNLQIQEALLNQRQAAEQRRVTDKMVQLARESAQLNRERFQQGVILVSDLIDSEVRLTDALVRQSAARTNCRTAVALLRQAVGLQQFAPTTEELLESQP, from the coding sequence ATGAGCCTTTGCCAGACCCTGTCAAAAGCGCTCCTGCTGACCGGAGCCATGATATTCCTGTTGGTACATCCCCTGGCGGCAGCTTCGCCGCCGACAACCTGGTCGGCCCGGGAGGCAGTGATCTTCGCCCTGCGCAACAGTCCCGACAGTCGCATCGCTGAACAGCGAATCGAAGCCGCCCGCGCCGCCCGGCAACAAGCGGACGCGGTCTTCCGCCCCCAGGTCAGCCTCGGCGCCGGTTACAGCCAAACCGACAACCCGATGCTGGCCTTCGGCTCCATTCTCAACCAGGGCGGGTTCAACCCCGGTCTGGACTTCAATGACCCGGGCCGCACCGACAACCTCGGCGTCCAGGCAGAAGTCCGCTACCGTTTCTATAACGGTGGTCGTGACCAGGCTCGAAGCGAGGCTCTGGAGGCCCTGCTCCAGGCCAGCCACAACGATCGGACCGCCGCCTGGCATCGTCTCGGCGCTGAAGTGATCAGGTCCTATCAGACCATCGTCCTCGCCCAGGAACAACTGTCGGCACGGCAGGCCGAACTGGAGTCCATAACCGCCTCCCTGGACGTGGCTTCAGCCCGCTACCAAGCGGGAGACATGCTGCGCGCCGATCTGCTCCATTTTGAAGTGCAACAGGCGCGGGCCAGTGAACAGCTGATCGTGGCCAGTCACCAGCTGGAACTGGCCAAGAAAATCTTTCTCAACCTGCTCGGACTACCCGAGACCCCGGTCCACCTGACGCCGCAGCAGAGCGACGAGCAACTGCCGCCGGAGCCCGCCACGTATCGCCAACGTCCGGAAATTTTGACGCTGAGCGCAAAAATCATGGCCGCCGAGGCGGAGCTGACGGCCGCCCGAGGCGCCTTGCACCCGACCCTGGACGGTTTCGCCGGCTACCACTACGACCGTGGCTGGGAAACGGGCGGCGACGGTTCGTCTTGGATCGCCGGAGTGCAGCTGCAGTACGACCTCTACGACGGCGGTCGGCGCACCGGCAATATCGCCCAGAAGACGGCACAACTCACTGAACTCAAGGAACACTTGACCAAGCTGGAGCTGGCCGTCAACCTGCAAATCCAGGAGGCGCTGCTCAACCAGCGGCAGGCCGCCGAGCAACGAAGGGTGACCGACAAGATGGTACAGCTGGCCCGGGAAAGCGCCCAGCTCAACCGGGAGCGATTCCAGCAGGGAGTCATCCTGGTATCGGATCTGATCGACAGCGAAGTGCGGCTCACCGATGCCCTCGTCCGCCAGTCGGCGGCCCGCACCAATTGCCGCACCGCCGTCGCCCTGCTGCGCCAGGCTGTCGGTCTGCAACAGTTTGCCCCCACCACCGAAGAACTTCTGGAGAGCCAACCATGA